In Pantoea agglomerans, the genomic stretch CCGCCCTCGTCGGTCTCGGCGTGGTTCGCATCCTGCCAGCCCAGCACGTTGCGGGCATACTCGATCACCGCATACTGAAATCCCCCACAGGATCCGAGAAACGGCTGACGCTGCTCCCGCGCCCAGCGAATGGTTTCAAAGACCTTCTCATCGTTTTGATAGGGGCTTCCCGGTACGACCCAGACGGCGTCGCAGCGGCGCACGGCGCTCAGATCGCCGAGCCGATCGGTAGCAAGCCAGCGAAAGCTGACCTCAGTGCCCAGACGGGCGGCGGCGCGTTCAATAGCCAGAGGAATGGCCTGATGCGCTACGGCGCTGGCGCGATAGTCACCCACCAGCGCCAGCTGTAAAGAAGCTGCCATATTTACGTCCTGTAGATGGAAATTTCGAGGTTAGCGGATCGTTAAATTGATGTCGAGACGGTAAAATTCGCATTTTTATCTTCGCCGTTGCCGCCGGCAAAAACCCTTTCTTCTTTTACCTTATGAATTAATTGGCGATTCTGTGCGGAGGATCAACTTTTGCCCGTCCACTTTCATTAATGTAAGCCCTGGTGGTGGTTTGTTGCTCCAGTTAGCTGATAAATAGACCGTATCCAACATAATAAGCTGGTTGATTATCGAACTGCGGCACCTTAGCCTGTGAAATCATCCGCAAGCAGCTTATACGGTTATTGTGGTCCCCTGCCGGTGAATAACAAACGTTTATTCTGGTAGAATTAACGCAGCTGAAATTAAAACCCAACTAACCACGGTCAATCGGTTTTTAAAGCTCACATAGCCCGGGCTTTTCAGCATTCAAAAAATTCTTGCCCTGATGCGCGTTATCAGCCACATTAGGCGCCGCTTTTCCCTACTAATAACAATGTCGCGCATGGAATCCTGACATGACGCGGACTTATTTCCTGTCGTAAAACAGGGTACGCGAAAAACTGAGGTACACGTGTCAACTGCAAACAAACACACCGATGAGGCCGTTAGCCTCAATGCGTTCAAACAGCCGAAGGCCTTCTACCTGATCTTCTCGATTGAGTTATGGGAGCGCTTCGGTTTCTACGGCCTGCAGGCCATCATGGCTGTTTATCTGGTTAAACAGCTGGGCATGACGGAAGCGGATTCCATTACCCTCTTCGCCTCGTTTAGCGCGCTGGTTTATGGCCTGGTGGCTATCGGCGGCTGGCTGGGGGACAAGGTGCTGGGCACCAAGCGCGTTATCGTGCTGGGGGTTATTGTGCTGGCGCTGGGCTACGCGCTGGTGGCCTTCTCCGGCCATCACGTCGGCATGGTCTATGTCGGCATGGCTACCATCGCGGTGGGCAGCGGGCTGTTTAAAGCGAACCCGTCTTCGCTGCTCTCTACCTGCTATGAGAAAGATGACCCGCGCCTCGACGGCGCCTTCACCATGTTTTACATGTCAATCAACGTCGGCTCGCTTTTCTCCATGATGCTGACCCCCTGGCTGGCGGCGAAATATGGCTGGAGCGTGGCGTTTTCCCTGTCGGTTATCGGCCTGGTGATCACCCTGCTTAACTTCCTGTTCTGCAAAGGCCTGGTTAAAAACTACGGCTCAAAGCCGGACTTCGCGCCCCTTAACGTCAGCAAGCTGCTGATGACGCTGGTGGGCGTCGTGGTGCTGGTCGCCATCGCTACCTGGCTGCTGCACCACCAGACAATCGCGCGCATCACCCTGGGCGTGGTCGCACTGGGCATTATCCTGATCTTCGCCAAAGAAGCCTTCTCGCTGCAGGGTGCGGCGCGTCGCAAAATGATCGTGGCGTTTCTGCTGATGGTCGAGGCGATCGTCTTCTTTGTGCTCTATATGCAGATGCCGACCTCGCTTAACTTCTTTGCGATCCGTAACGTTGAGCACACCATTCTGGGCATCACCTTCGAACCAGAGCAGTTCCAGGCGCTTAACCCGTTCTGGATTATGCTGGCGAGTCCGCTGCTGGCGGCGGTCTACAACAAACTGGGCGACCGACTGCCAATGCCGTTTAAGTTCGCTATCGGTATGGTGCTCTGCTCGGCCGCCTTCCTGGTGCTGCCGCTGGGCGCGAAATTCGCCTCAGACGCCGGTATCGTCTCGGTTAACTGGCTGATCCTCAGCTATGCGCTGCAGAGCATCGGCGAGCTGATGATCTCGGGTCTCGGCCTGGCGATGGTGGCGCAGCTGGTGCCGCAGCGTCTGATGGGCTTTATCATGGGCTCCTGGTTCCTTACCACCGCCGGCGCGGCGATGATCGCCGGTAAAGTGGCGGGCATGATGGCGGTGCCGAAAGATGTCACCAATCCGCTCGCCTCGCTGGATATCTACAGCAGCGTCTTCCAGCAGATCGGCATCGTCACCGGCGTCATCGCCGTGCTGATGCTGCTGACCGCACCACTGCTGA encodes the following:
- the dtpA gene encoding dipeptide/tripeptide permease DtpA, which encodes MSTANKHTDEAVSLNAFKQPKAFYLIFSIELWERFGFYGLQAIMAVYLVKQLGMTEADSITLFASFSALVYGLVAIGGWLGDKVLGTKRVIVLGVIVLALGYALVAFSGHHVGMVYVGMATIAVGSGLFKANPSSLLSTCYEKDDPRLDGAFTMFYMSINVGSLFSMMLTPWLAAKYGWSVAFSLSVIGLVITLLNFLFCKGLVKNYGSKPDFAPLNVSKLLMTLVGVVVLVAIATWLLHHQTIARITLGVVALGIILIFAKEAFSLQGAARRKMIVAFLLMVEAIVFFVLYMQMPTSLNFFAIRNVEHTILGITFEPEQFQALNPFWIMLASPLLAAVYNKLGDRLPMPFKFAIGMVLCSAAFLVLPLGAKFASDAGIVSVNWLILSYALQSIGELMISGLGLAMVAQLVPQRLMGFIMGSWFLTTAGAAMIAGKVAGMMAVPKDVTNPLASLDIYSSVFQQIGIVTGVIAVLMLLTAPLLNRMVQTPQAELKKAQA
- a CDS encoding CTP synthase — encoded protein: MAASLQLALVGDYRASAVAHQAIPLAIERAAARLGTEVSFRWLATDRLGDLSAVRRCDAVWVVPGSPYQNDEKVFETIRWAREQRQPFLGSCGGFQYAVIEYARNVLGWQDANHAETDEGGRMVIAPLSCSLVEQRGEVRFAPGSRIAEAYGAQSSDEGYHCNFGVNPAFSEALEGQNLRITSWDAAGDVRGIELIDHPFFVATLFQSERAALQKKESPLAIAWLQAALAGR